The following is a genomic window from Dryobates pubescens isolate bDryPub1 chromosome 29, bDryPub1.pri, whole genome shotgun sequence.
ttgacagggtgctgggcaagttcatttaaactacactagcccctggaaaggttggaccagatgatccttcaggttccttccaacctggcattctgtgatggattctggcattctgtgatgatcTTTTTAATCTCTGTTCTTCTTTTCCAGTCTCCTGCAGTCACTGGAAGTTCAAGATTGGGAAGAATTGGACAGAGGAAGTACCCTACATTGAAGTAGAATGCAAGGACTTTGTACTTGGAATTCTGAGGATACAAAGAGCTGTTCAATCTTACAGGATGTGGTATCAGTACTGCAGTTGACATAACAGAAATTTAATGATGggtgatttattttgttttcccatgggtctccctgcctgcacctcatCTACTCAAATCATTACCAAACATGAAATCTAGGTAatttttcctgtttaaaaaaGCCCTGGCTAGCAATAGCTCTGCTGTGGTAAAGCATAGATGGGAGGGAGGAGATAGTTGCTGTCTGTTACAAGAACTCTGTGTAAATTGCATTGGCAATTTATTCCTGATGTTTATTTTAAACCTTTTAGGGAGACCTTGAAAGAGACAGTTTCAGGGGATTTCTAaaggctgctcccctcccagtgggggcaggggaaaaaaaacaacaagtcCACATTGTAACATAACACTCTGTGGCCTTAAGAGGACCATGCACAATTGTGATGCTTAGCAAGCAGGACTGGAATGAGAGATGTTCCTCTGGGAGATGGCCTGGCGTTGGTTTGCTCcctgaaggggagggagggagccacAGCTCATCCAAATAAATTGACCTATATCAAATGAAAACTGTGACTGTAATCTAATACTAACTTGATTGGATCTTTCCTAGTCTGTATGTAGTTTGTGGTTTAGACTACTTGTAAAGCAAACTGTATAGTCTGGCAGAAGCTCCTGTATCATAGCCAATGCTGTACTATTTGATGAGTGAGTGTTCTTTTAAGTGCAATACGGTTCCTTGCTTTCTCTCAAACTGCTGGCACTGTACAGCTAAGGTGATAACAGCTTGGAAGttgttctcttttgttttccttcctgttgAGTGCCAGAATCAGCATAATGCTCTCTCTTCTTGAATTTCCATTGCTGAAATAACCAAGGTCTTAAGTAGCTAACAGCTGAATTTCAGACATGCTAAAAGTAGACAGATTTAGACCTCTCCCGACGGACTTCAAAGAAAAAGATCTCTTTAGGCTTAACGTAGGAAATGTTGAAAACCATGCTGAGCAGCGTTGCCTGTTCACTGAAGGATCTGAATTAcctgcaaagagagagagagagagagagagaaataaaccttttaaaaataatttattgaaTCATTAGGCCAGGTTTTATTTAGAACTTGCCACCAAAACTCTCTTGAtttgttgtttgttcttttttttttttcactacttGAATTTTCTGCCCGGGGAGTAGAAATAACGTGAATGTGAAATTGCCACTGTGGGTCCCTgattgttttggggggggggggtttgggggtggtttttttttgtcctggaTAATGCCACCTTTCTGAGATCTTGAGAGCCTTACGTACGTCCTGAAAGGTTTGTATGTAGCTGAAGGAAaaatgctgggctggggggagggttggAGGGGAGGGATTAGAAACCTTTGCATAATGGTCCACACTTGATTCCAGAGGTGGTCAGCAGCGGTCGATGTGGTTTACTTTTCTATATTTCAAACCCAGTCAGACACTTGGGCTTTCCTCTcgtccagccaggctgctgattattttctcctttcagtAGAGACTGCCAAACAACTTAATTTGAAGAAGGCTTCctttgagctgggagctgctatCTTTCCTAAGTGTAAGATTTGACACTGTAAATtcttaaataaaatattttgcgCTCTGGAGCACTTTCACATTTTGCTACTTCTTGTGGTTATTGCTTTAGTGGAGTGGCTTGGAGGGACTTCTCCTCTGCCTTTGGAAGGAATCCATTTAAaggaagggagatggagagtGATGGCTCGCACCAGGGGTGTTCTGTTCTGGATCTGGCGTGATGTTGGAGTGGACCTCTGGAGGTTATCTAGTCCCActgctctgccaaagcaggttagCCTAGGGTAGGTTGACCAGGATCATGAAGTCCAGGTGGGTTCGGAAAGTCTCTAGaaagggagattccacaacctctcctgaGTGTCCTGCTCACAGTAAAGCAGTTTTTGAGTGAAACCTGCTGTGTTCTAGTGTAGTGGTTTTggtgagaagagtctggccccatcctcttgccccccccccccccccttaacctcttgctgagcattgaaaAGATTCCCTTCtcgggctgctcttctccaggctcaacagtcccagtattttaccacttgAGAGTAACTTCTTTCTGTCCAAGctcaatctaccctgctccagtttcaaactggaacagaggggcagaacctcctctcgacctgctggccctgctgcttcttgctgtAGCCCAAGATGTGAGTTGCCTTCTGGGCTCCAAGTGCATGTTTCTGGCTCATGTGCTTCCACCTTCtaggccttttctgcaggccTGCTCTCAATTTCTTCGTGATATTATGATCTTCATGCTGGGTACCTTCACTGGAACGCTCGCACTTTAAGCTGTACACTTAACGTCAGCAATTTGAAGGGTGAAATGTTTTATACCGCTCGTTCAAGTGCCGCCTTAACCATCCCTGGGTGGTGACGGGCGCGGTCCTCCAGCCGCCAGGGGCCGCTGCCCGCCGCCTGCAGGGTGGGCCCAGCGTCTGTCGCCCGCCGTTGCCACGGGCCGCGCCGACCCAGGGCCGCacagcggggccggggctgaaGCGGCCTCTACCGcccgccgggccgggccggctgCCGGGTCTGCGTCCGAGGAGGTCTCGTGGGGACGAAGGTGGCTGGAGCCGGTGGGGTCCTGCCCGCAGCAGCGGGTGAAGCGCTGCCGAGGCCAGCGCAGCGGAGCCAGCCTTCGCCGGGCGGCAGCGAGCCCCGCGGGCCGGGAGGTCAGTGCCGAGCGTGGCGGGTGGCGGCGGGGCCTGCCCGGGTCGGTGGTCGTTGTCTGGAGCTGGCGCGGCCGCTGTTAGGGTCGTGGTGGCGAGGAGGGCCGGTGTGAGGGGCTGCGGAAGCCATCCCTGTCCGCTGAGACACGGAGGTGTGAGGGGCTGCGGAAGCCATCCCTGTCCGCTGAGACACGGAGGTGTGAGGGGCTGTGGAAGCCATCCCTGTCCGCTGAGACACGGAGGTGTGAGGGGCTGTGGAAGCCATCCCTGTCCGCTGAGACACGGAGGTGTGAGGGGCTGTGGAAGCCATCCCTGTCCGCTGAGACACGGAGGTGTGAGGGGCTGCGGAAGCCATCCCTGTCCGCTGAGACACGGAGGTGTGAGGGGCTGCGGAAGCCATCCCTGTCCGCTGAGACACGGAGGTGTGAGGGGCTGTGGAAGCCATCGCTGTCCGCTGAGACACGGAGGTGTGAGGGGCTGCAGAAGCCATCCCTGTCCGCTGAGACACGGAGGTGTGAGGGGCTGCGGAAGCCATCCCTGTCCGCTGAGACACGGAGGTGTGAGGGGCTGCGGAAGCCATCCCTGTCCGCTGAGACACGGAGGTGTGAGGGGCTGCGGAAGCCATCCCTCCTGTCCGGTCAGAACACGGGCGGCTTCCCCTCGGGTGCAGAATCAGCGTTCCACTGTGCTTTAACGGGATTTGGTGCTTCCAGTATGGAGCTGTACAGTGTGGGAAGTTTGGCTTGCAATAACTGCAGTGTAATGAGATGCTTCTCCAGACTGGAGTTTGCCGTGAAGCCAGATTCTGTATCCCTAAAACTAGTCCTCTGATACTCCCTCAgtttcagcagcagtggctggtgcTGGACAGGAAGAGGTGGAAGCAATCACCCTGCTGTGGGATCGGGGGAGAAGCTGAGACCACTGGAAATTTCCTGGCCTCTGGCACTGAATGCTGTGGGCAGACTGGAGGTTGTGACTCAGTGCACAGCAAGGAGAACAAGCTGTGATTTATGTGCAGTTTTAATCTCCTTTTATGCTGACAGAGTACACAACCTTGTTTTAAAGATGTCTGTACACAGCTGTGATGCTGACAGCAGCAAGGAGGTcaagccacagctctgctcctgggaaagaaaaaggaggacaATGTTGGTTTTTTAACAAGGTCACATTAAGGTTTGATTTGTGTTAGAGAGAGGTCCTGTGAGGAGCTTGCTTTCTGAGTAAGGAGCAGAGTTTGCAGCTCAATAACTTTTCACATGTTTCTCTTGGGGAAATCCAGGGCTTCTCCCTCTCAAAATTCTGCAGACAATGCATCTGCCCACACATACACCTGCTCTTCATCCTCAACCAAAGACTGAGCTGTCTTCAGTTTCCATGTCCTTCTGGCTTGGTTGAAGCCCTGTGAACCTACAGGGTAAGCAAAGGAAGGAAGCTATGCTGTGAGGAACTTCTATGGAGCAGTGTCCATAGCTGGTACCCAGAGGAAAATGACGACTCCAAATGGGTTTCCCCTGCACTCGGGGACCTGCGTTACTCGGAGCATGGAGGGTGGAGCAGTCCAGGACCTGCATGCTAAGAAAGCTGGTAAAGCAGTTAagaaggaggctgggggcaATGGGCTGCTTACCTTTGAAGATCCTCCAAGGGTAGGCACCTCTTTAAATGAAGCCTTAAAGCTTCTACCAGGTGAACTCAAAGCTAATATGAAAATTAAATCCATCACTCCAAGGCCTCCTCGGAAACCCCGGCTGGAGCGCGCGGCCTCTTTGGAtgagaagagctggaggaggtggaggcgCTTCAGAACCAGCCAGGAGAGCCTGACTGATCCCAACGAGACGAGTTCCTCCAATGGCTCTCTGCAGGAAGCATCCCTCAGCCCTCCCGTCAGGGGCAGGGCgagcccctggcagcagtgctgccagcagaattCCTTGCACAGCGGCTCGGCGGATGCCTCGGAAGCCAGTCCCACGGGCAAGAGCAGGGGAGcaggtggctctgagctggggaaACGAGCTTCTGAGCTCTCCAGTGCCTTTGGTGGCCTTCTGCGGGGAAAGGCGTTCGCAGGCGGCAAGCCGCGGCTGGCCCAAATACTGCCAGCTCGACCTCTGCCACCCCTGGAGCTCAACGTGGCCTCTCACACGCTGAGGACGGCTAATAGGATTGACTCAGATTGTGTGGATTACCAGCATTATTCTCAGCACAAGTTTGGGagggtgagcagcagcctgagcgATACCAGGCTGCATGGCAACGGCATGGTCTGCGACAGCTGCTCCACAGACTCCATGAAATCGACCTTTAGCCTCCTCACTCCCATTCGCTCCAAGGATGTCAGAAGCAGGTATGTCCCTCAGCTTCCTGTGGCAAAGTCTGGGGTGTGTTAGCAGGgagccagctgctctgcaggatcCTGCTGGGCTGAGAATGGGAGCTGCCAGTAAAGCACAGGAGTTGGTCTGTGTTGTTAACCTCCATGGAGACTGGAAACTGTGAAGGTGGAGAAGATTAGTGCAGGTACTCTCTATTTGCTCCCTTTCAGCTGGGCATTGGTTTGCGTAAGTGGAAGCTTGATTAGTTGTCAGCTTGCTCATAATATTGAAGTAATGTGGTGTGAAAATGAGGAAGTGTTAGCTGTACATGCTAAGGAGTTGGGAAAGCTATTCTCTTTTACATCTGAAAATACACTGGGCTTGAATTGAAATGTTTAGTGtcaggagtcacagaatggtttgggtcagaagagaCCGTAAAGAACTtagttccaactcctctgccacgggcagggacacctcctgctggaccaggccccatccaacctggctttgaacacttccaggcttggaacctccacagcctctctaggcaatgtgttccagtgcctcaccaccctcatggggaggaattTCTTGTCTGGCTTCAGGCAAGATGAAATGATGTTCTGTGAACTGCTTCAGTCTCCCACAGGAGGTCTGccccagcttctccaggagcCTTTTGAGGAAGAGTGTGATTCCACTCAGATCTCAGCAGTTTCTCCTAGAGTGACCCTGACCTCCTACTCTGGTTGTTCATTTGTAGTTGTTTAAATGATTGATTAGAGGGATCTGAGGCACAGACACTGCAACAATTATTATTGATAACCCTGCAGGTGAGGAAGCAGGTTAAAAGGCAAAGGACACTGAGTACTCAGCTAAAGGTTGTACATTTCAGACACACAACAGCCTGGCAAGACCTTGAGGGCTAAATCTGATCTTGATCCAGAAAGTGGGAGCCATTGGTACAGGGGAAATAATTCTGAGATGAATTGAAGTTCCTGCCTGGTAAGACAGCCCCAAGGGCAGATTGTTACTTGTTTGCCATGAGAgattttctttcacttcctgCTGCGGAGCTGTTGGAGTCCTCTGGGCAGAGCAGTGTGTTGCAGAGTGCCTCCTGGCATCGCAGGGGCATCGTTCTTTGCAGAGCTTAAGCAAGATTAGAAATGCTTACTCAACTTGGAGCCCTTTTGCCAGTCCCCCTTGGTTTTATAAACAGTGTGTTgtctggagaggcaggaggttggGGCAGATCTGTCCTTTCCCAGTGTGATCCTCTGATTCCAGACTCGATAAATCATTTATTCGAAAGCTAATTTGAGGAGCTGAACTGAAGGGAGAGCGTCAGTTTGAATCCTTGTAGGAGCAGAACAATGGGAATGACAGAGCTGTTTTCATGTTTTAAGtaaactgagctgctgcaggatgctcaACCATCAAAGTCATCTCTGCATTTTGTGCCTGTGCTGAGTACTGGGGGGAGACTGAAGGCTTGGAGTGGCTCCAGTCTTCCTGTCACAGAACCTGTGCAGCATCAGTTTATGACAAGAATTCTGTTCTGTTGCATATGCTCCATGAACCTTTAAGGGTTGAAACTCCATGAGGAACTTCAGGCAAGCAGAGAAatacatcacagaatcccagaacgttaggggttggaagggaccttgaaacatcatctagtgcaacccccctgccagagcaggatcacctggagcaggtcacacaggataTAAATGTAGCATGTAAATGCTGACTGCCATTCTCTCGAGCTAAAAGTATGTTCCTGATTAACTCAAGTGTTACAAGTCACCATTCCAACTGTTACTCCCTTTCCTTAGATGCTCCTTTACTGCTCTTCTGTCCACAGAAGCTATTTGGAAGGCAGCCTTCTGGCAAGTGGTGCCTTACTGGGAGCAGAAGAACTTAGCAGATATTTCCCTGATCGGACTGTTGGACTTTTTGTGGCCACCTGGAACATGCAAGGTCAGAAGGTATGTGCACAGAAGTGGTAAAGTTCCAGTGCTAAAGTTCCCCCCAGCTTTACTGCAAGGGCTGGtgtgatgtgctgctgctgcacagaagtGTCCCCAGGCCTTTTGCCAGTGGTAAAGTTCCCCCCAGCTTTACTGCAAGGACTGGTGTGATGTACTGCTGCACAGAAGTGTCCCCAGGCCTTTTGCCAGTGGTGAAGTTCCCCCCAGCTTTACTGCAAGGGCTGGTgtgatgtgctgctgcttctgctgtgctctgtgattTTTGTTGATGATTGCTCTTCATCAACTCGAGTTCATCATCTTTATATAATTAGAAGGCCCTCTCTCTTGCTTGTTCACCTTATTGGAATGGGGTTCCTCAGACATTAGGTATGAAAGCAGTGAGCTTGCTTGTGCCACTCAGGCTTTTTGTGGCATCTCCTTTATGCTCTGTTGCActtaaagtcacagaatcacagaactgttagggctataagggacctcaaagatcatccagttccaaccccccctgccagaggcagggacacctcacactagatcaggttgctcagagacacatccagctcGGTCTTAAAAacttctagggatgaggcttccaccacctcttccagtgtctcaccactctcatggggaagaacttcttcctcacatccaatctgaatctccccatttctatttttttcccatcccccctagtcctatcactccctgacaccctcaaaagtccctccccagctttcttttaagcccctttcagatactggaaggccccaATGAGGTCTCATTTTCATAAGAAGATAGCTGATACTTCAGGAATccagtgggctccccagttcaagataggcagggaactactggagagagtccagtggaggctacaaagatgctgatggGCCTGGAGaatctctgaggaggaaaggctgagagccctggggctgttgagcttacaggttggacttgatgatctttgaggtctcttccaaccttggtgattctgtgataatttaaTGTTTCTGTCTCTGATAAAGGAACACAGCCTCCTGCCTACATCTTTGCATAGCCTGGGGATTCCAGACTGATTCTAGCAGGTGACTGAGAAGCTGTGCTTGGAGGAACACAAGCAGCCCTTGGGGTGTTCAGTAAATACCCCACAAGCTTGGCCAAAATCACAGGGAATTCCAAAGGTCACGGGGCTGCCCTGTGGAATCTTGGGTACTGCTGGAGCCACAGCAGTCAAAGTCTGCCTCTGGGAAGGAGAAGTTGTAGTGCTGTCACTTAGCCTGCCTGTTGAAGCCTGAATTGTTTGCATGTGCTGTGGAATTTGTAGCTTCCCCTGGACTTTTCTTGGCCTTTTCTAGTACATTTTTGCATAGCTAATActctgattttccttttttcttttaataataGGAACTTCCAGCAAACCTGGATGACTTCTTACTACCAACAGATCCTGACTATGCCCAGGACATGTATGTCATTGGGGTTCAGGAAGGCTGTCCAGACAGGTAGCAAAAACAATGTAATGAACCATCCTCTTTTATTGTTAACTAATTACTTTGGGTTTAATTAGTCTGGAAGTAGTCATCATCATGCTCTTAATATTTTCAATCAACAGCTCACTTCATGAGGTTGAATTCCATTGCATGAGCATGTGGGGAGATGGTGTTCAGAAGAAAATGCCATAAAAGTCTGTAAATGGAGAACTTGGTCCTGCTGTCCAGGCAGCTAATAGCagaactctgctctgatttctctgagctgcctgtgagctgtctgctgggctggctgtgagcCATAGCAGCCTCGTGCTCATCAGTGGTGCATTGCTGCAAATTTCAAGTCTGTCCAAGACTGACCAACCCCAGAGGAGCAGGTTAAAGcctcactgaatcacagactggtttgggtcggaacggacctttagaggtcgtctagtccaacccctctgcagtcagcagggacatctgcaaacAGAGCAGGTGGTTCAGAGGCCCagacagcctggcctgcaatggtttcagggatgggactcctctctgggaaacctgggccaccctcagcatcaaaaatctcttccttctctctagtctgaatctccttcttttagtttcagaccatcaccccttgtcctgtcacaacaggccctgctaaaaagtctgtccccagctttctgatcagcccctttaagtaactgagaggccaccagaaggtctccctggagccttctcttcttcaggctgagcaaccccagctttctcagtctgtcctcacagcagaggggttccagccctcagataatttctgtggcctcctctgcttTTCCCTCCGAGTTGCAGTCACACTGTCTCAGCAgcatgcagagctggctgcatggCACGTGTGGAGCTGCACATCAAACTGAAGAGCCTCCACCGCAGCGTTGCTGTGGCAGTGGAGGCTCTGCTTACACTTCCTTGGTGTTCCTTATCAGAGAGATCACTCTCTTTTCACCACACTGATTTCCTCTCCTGGTCTCTCGTGCTGTCCTTGTGGTCCAGCTGTtgctctttcctgcaggagggagTG
Proteins encoded in this region:
- the INPP5E gene encoding phosphatidylinositol polyphosphate 5-phosphatase type IV, giving the protein MTTPNGFPLHSGTCVTRSMEGGAVQDLHAKKAGKAVKKEAGGNGLLTFEDPPRVGTSLNEALKLLPGELKANMKIKSITPRPPRKPRLERAASLDEKSWRRWRRFRTSQESLTDPNETSSSNGSLQEASLSPPVRGRASPWQQCCQQNSLHSGSADASEASPTGKSRGAGGSELGKRASELSSAFGGLLRGKAFAGGKPRLAQILPARPLPPLELNVASHTLRTANRIDSDCVDYQHYSQHKFGRVSSSLSDTRLHGNGMVCDSCSTDSMKSTFSLLTPIRSKDVRSRSYLEGSLLASGALLGAEELSRYFPDRTVGLFVATWNMQGQKELPANLDDFLLPTDPDYAQDMYVIGVQEGCPDRREWEVRLQETLGPHYVMLYSAAHGVLYMSVFIRRDLIWFCSEVEYATVTTRIVSQIKTKGALGICFTFFGTSFLFITSHFTSGDSKVNERKLDYNKTIQALTLPKNVPDTNPYRSSSSDVTTRFDEVFWFGDFNFRLNKDRETVDSILNQNPGTDVSKLLAYDQLTSEMSRGSIFKGFQEADIHFRPSYKFDIGKDSYDTTSKQRTPSYTDRVVYRSRYKDDIQALKYSSCPVIKTSDHRPVFALFRVKVRPGRDNIPLAAGQFDRELYLIGIKRRITRELQKRREQKDQRSSSICSIS